In Syngnathus scovelli strain Florida chromosome 12, RoL_Ssco_1.2, whole genome shotgun sequence, the genomic window tggggtgaaagccaagagcactaaccactaccctatggaagccttgctctcaggccatggaacatgtatggttttatggagcaactcacaagaagactagatcagtgaaaatttttttggtcccactgagattcgaactcaggttgctggggtgacagcccagaggactaaccactaacctatggaagccttgctctcatgccatggaacatgtatggttttatggagcagctcacaagaagactagatcagtgaaaatttttttgggtcccactgagattcgaacccaggtcgctggggtgacagcccagaggactaaccactaacctatggaagccttgctctcaggccatggaacatgtatggttttatggagcagctcacaagcgactagatcagtgaagactctacagcagatgtcatcacaacacgttgtgtacacgaacacctagcaaagtacaatttaaaatgacactttcgaagtacccaaagttaaacttacaaaagaaaactcataataaataaaacttacacaagaagagccctaacgtggcacttgacagctgtcagtgtcaaatgcaaaatgtaaacaaggaccatgtgaaaattaggtcaatgcaatctccggttagaatatgttattttgtaggtattaacaagtagaatagttttaaattagtcacaattatttaggcagataattatgggatattttggtacactacacgaggtaaaaaaataataaaatgcatgattaagctgatttttacgttttaattggcgaataaagaaacaaggaataaaacaccagataagttttaacataaatgtttattaaaaataataatattaaaagcaaatttcaaaccagcaatctaatgtgaaattgcagtagatatattggataacaatatttaggcgtatacacgttatttaaaaacgactataagtgttatactacgatacaagtgtttaccagctcagtggcctaagaggagagtgtccgtcctgagattgggaggttgtgggttcaaacccctgccgagtcataccagcgactataacaatggtacccatttcttccctgcttggcactcagtgtaaggggttgaaatggggcccccccctgatgctcacgatcattgggacttttggcactcagtgccggcaggggtgtccaagtccagtcctcgagggccgcattcctccatgttttccgagtttccctcgttaaacacacctgattcaaatgatcagttcatcctcacgttctgcaggagcctgatgatGCCCGAGATGATGCCAGGGGACGTCGCTCCTGGAGGCTACAGAGTTGCCTCCCTAAAGCAGCTTGTGGCCGCGCAACTCCCCGACTCTATACCCGACCCTGGTCCTCACTCAGATGTGGCTCTTCATGTGCGACGCCCTAAATCTAATCATATTCCTCACATTCACACTGCCTGTGGTGGGGATGGGGGTGTGGGAGTGGGgttgtgtacctaatggagtgtccgcgtgattccctcgttaagtgcacctgcgtgaaaagttttagctcctgccgaacgtgaaaatgagaagcataatctccccgttgttgcataacggggcATCTCTTCATGCAATCAAGTTAGccattagcttggagaaaacgtgcataaaagaagtggtgtttcagtgagtggttctttctttccttggcaaatcgtaaatcgacattctgtcttacatagttcacgccaggagagctgactgatccgttgatgcacgggaaggaaggcagttcacccatgaactcgttcgcgaacgggaaagtcaggattcgttaccCCACTGATCcgctctcgcgatgaactgaaaatgcaaatcactgactcgttcactcacagatccgttctgttggtgaacgggaaatgcaattcacgactcgttcgtgaacgggaagtcacgtcattttcttcttcgtcttgttttacggcaaggtggcaccagcttcaatgcgcattaccgacacctactggttgaagtcatgtgAACTgaaactttaggaagtgattcgttcactcttgttcactgaaaagattcgttctaTTGAACGAAtcattcactcacgagccaacactaggcTTCATTTAATTACGCCCTGCAGACTCGCTAGTTTGAGGGGCTTTAACAAGTTCATAAGCTTCTTACCTCTCGAGAACGACTTAAAACACATGAAAGCTTAAACACTTGAGTGGGTTTCTCAAAAACACCATATTTGCGCTGTCTTTATAAGATTTGGCCACTTTATATTAGCTCCAATTACATCAGTTCCTTCTGAGGAAGCCACCAATGATCTGATGGTTAGTGTTGGATAAACATTTGCTGTCAATGTACTACGAGCATCAGGCTCCTGGAACGCATGAGTAAGACATTGAACAGATCTCTATCATATATCATCATGGTTGTTTTCCAATGACAACCGGGCAATTTACGTGTCTGTCAGTTTTTTTtaccctgggaaaaaaaaaaagatttattccGACTATAAAATGTCTATCCAGCAAAACCAAGGTTTATTAAAAGAATATATTATAGGGTGACATGTCATCGAGTAGAGCATCATAAGTTTTCAATTGCGTTAGGAGTCGTTACCCTGCACTCTTAAGGAACGTGTTGCTCTTGACAGATGCTCAGCTGGCACAGACTGTGGATCTTGATTTCTTCCTAGAGTGTCAAACGCCTTGGTACTAACAAATAAAAGCACACATTTCAATGGTGTCTATTGACTGAAACTAAAGTCTTATGCCGCAGTACAAGTGAAAGGTCTGGCCACATTGGTGGCATTTCATGTTGGGAATCGTAAGTGCAGACATGAGTATGAATGGAAATGATGTATGAATGAAAACGTTCTAACTatataaagagagagagagagagagagagagagagagagagagagagagagagagagagagagagagagagagagagagagagagagagagagagagagagagagagagagagagagagagagagagaaatcaaACAGATGAAATAAATCTGGAAACAGCAATCAATCACAGCAGAGCTTGAGCAGTGAAAGCGGACAGTTTACAGACACATGGGAGCCAGTATTTCAGCCTAAAAGCCATGACATACTGCATGGCTCCTGCCTGTCTGAAATCCCCAATCTTTAACACAAAACCCGAGTCTAAACTCCAATTAAGGGTTTTTGACTTTCATTTGCAAGCCTCTCTTGACCACCACTACTTATGGGTGGAGGCGAAGTCTGTTTCAAGTATTTGACAAAACATAACTCAAAACGCTCATGTATCAATTATGTGCGCTGTATTGGAGCTGcatgtgtggttttgtgtgaaAAGAATAGTAATTGTAGTAAAGGGCCATGTGTGTGTACAATTGCAAGGGCGGGCGGGGGTGATGGAGCCTGACACAATTTTGTTTCTATCTggatggcgtcaggcattttTACTGTAGCTTGACTGTCCCCCTCAGGACCTCTTCACTCGTCGTAATCTCGAGGTTCTGGGCACATTTTCACTTCCCTCCTCCCCGCCTGTGAATCTGGAACTAATAGAGGCGCCTGAGGATGCAAGCTTGACAGATAGGCCCCTCCGACTTGCGGCCGGCCTGTTTTGGTTCGTCTGTGCTGTGTTATTGCTTGCGAGGGGGAGCCTTTGGTTCCGTTTCCCTGGAGTAAGCAGCTCTACTTGCGCTGTGGTTTCCTTGTACTCTGCGACTGGGAAAGCCTTGGACGCTGCCTTGGTTTCGTCTGGAGGaaggggcggcggcggcacaaGAGGCTCGTGTTCGGATGTTTGCGTCAAGCGCTCACTGGCGCGAGTTGGCATTGtggctggaggtcctttgaggcCTGTCCTCTTGGCCTTCAGTGGGCGAGGGTCTTCAGAATCGCTGGGTTTACCTCTCTTGCTCCGCCTGGTTCCTGGACTGATTTCAAGTGGGTACAGAACTGCTGAGGCCAAGTTTGGCTTCTTCGTGTTGTCTGGGGAACAATTAGCATTTTTCCTCTGATAGGTCAGGCTTTGGTTCTGAGTCACAGCATTGGAGCAGGGTAGCTGCTGCTCAGGTTTCTGAGGGGCCATACTTCCAGTACTGCAGACACTCACTGTTGAGCTTGTGTAGGAGTTCTGAGCATCACGTGTCCCGCTTTGGTCTTCAACGCAGGCTCTTTGCTCAACTTGCTGCTCCCCCTCAAT contains:
- the slx4ip gene encoding protein SLX4IP isoform X2 — its product is MVLAVTRQACRTFNLAIKLSSGSGGIWVTNEGKNFNLVANFLKRHFNLRCIFKQHQGELRVFPERYVVCVSRPEDAAVHYTKPSSTTTELSEQSRSEYFSREGEIQESFNCATKIKKTALQKIAQKSNVQQEHRDPIEGEQQVEQRACVEDQSGTRDAQNSYTSSTVSVCSTGSMAPQKPEQQLPCSNAVTQNQSLTYQRKNANCSPDNTKKPNLASAVLYPLEISPGTRRSKRGKPSDSEDPRPLKAKRTGLKGPPATMPTRASERLTQTSEHEPLVPPPPLPPDETKAASKAFPVAEYKETTAQVELLTPGKRNQRLPLASNNTAQTNQNRPAASRRGLSVKLASSGASISSRFTGGEEGSENVPRTSRLRRVKRS
- the slx4ip gene encoding protein SLX4IP isoform X1, which translates into the protein MAPLKFVIKCGNFAVLVDLHVLPLGSQEDASWFTTSDIEEVTALIRDAVDQRVKQYTESLEKGRQPKHKKELAPASAFVVKGKNFNLVANFLKRHFNLRCIFKQHQGELRVFPERYVVCVSRPEDAAVHYTKPSSTTTELSEQSRSEYFSREGEIQESFNCATKIKKTALQKIAQKSNVQQEHRDPIEGEQQVEQRACVEDQSGTRDAQNSYTSSTVSVCSTGSMAPQKPEQQLPCSNAVTQNQSLTYQRKNANCSPDNTKKPNLASAVLYPLEISPGTRRSKRGKPSDSEDPRPLKAKRTGLKGPPATMPTRASERLTQTSEHEPLVPPPPLPPDETKAASKAFPVAEYKETTAQVELLTPGKRNQRLPLASNNTAQTNQNRPAASRRGLSVKLASSGASISSRFTGGEEGSENVPRTSRLRRVKRS